In Paenibacillus sp. FSL R7-0345, a single window of DNA contains:
- a CDS encoding DUF1805 domain-containing protein: MVTLEPVQVGGHTLVGVEVKLPKTTLLTVSTDRGYIMCGALDVGLLNERLGERKIIAARAVGVRTLAQLLAAPLESVTIEAEKLGIVPGMTGEEALLLMM, translated from the coding sequence GTGGTGACATTGGAGCCTGTTCAAGTAGGCGGTCATACGCTGGTCGGAGTCGAAGTAAAGCTGCCCAAAACAACTCTGCTTACCGTAAGCACAGACCGGGGATATATTATGTGCGGAGCACTCGATGTAGGACTGCTTAATGAAAGGCTGGGTGAGCGGAAGATTATTGCGGCCAGAGCGGTAGGTGTGCGTACGCTTGCTCAACTGCTTGCTGCTCCGCTTGAGTCCGTTACTATAGAAGCTGAGAAGCTGGGGATCGTTCCGGGAATGACCGGGGAAGAAGCCCTGCTGCTGATGATGTAG